The following are encoded together in the Tripterygium wilfordii isolate XIE 37 chromosome 18, ASM1340144v1, whole genome shotgun sequence genome:
- the LOC119983787 gene encoding transcription factor MYB61-like, with protein MGRHSCCLKQKLRKGLWSPEEDEKLFNYITRYGVGCWSSVPKLAGLQRCGKSCRLRWINYLRPDLKRGMFSQQEEELIMSLHEVLGNRWAQIAAQLPGRTDNEIKNFWNSYLKKKLMKQGIDPTTHKPLSESEAKETKNCCSDKAAALQAQPTVLTITCHEPAFLVNDTACYNTTAYDPDLSYFELGFDPNVYQSSLPNQFQPNFRQTQLETNSNSAFISMPNLTSFDFSENSGSFLFNEAKECSSNSSNISNYTAFQMVENAGISWENENKLDVFQFQANGMVKSEEEIIIKQQTSSPWQEEGLQQHHLHTQNSVDFSSYPLTSLSQDLTGENLDFYHHQQI; from the exons ATGGGACGACATTCTTGTTGCTTGAAGCAGAAATTAAGGAAAGGATTATGGTCCCCTGAAGAAGATGAGAAACTGTTCAATTACATTACTAGGTATGGTGTTGGCTGCTGGAGCTCTGTTCCTAAACTAGCCG GATTGCAGAGGTGTGGGAAGAGTTGCAGATTGAGATGGATAAATTACTTGAGACCAGACCTTAAGAGAGGAATGTTTTCACAACAAGAGGAGGAACTCATAATGAGTCTCCATGAAGTTCTTGGCAACAG GTGGGCACAAATAGCAGCACAGTTACCAGGAAGAACAGATAATGAGATTAAGAACTTTTGGAATTCTTATCTGAAAAAGAAGCTTATGAAGCAAGGAATTGATCCAACAACACACAAGCCACTAAGCGAATCGGAAGCGAAAGAGACCAAGAATTGTTGTTCAGACAAGGCAGCTGCTCTGCAAGCACAACCAACTGTATTAACAATTACTTGTCATGAACCAGCATTTCTTGTCAATGACACAGCTTGCTATAATACTACAGCCTATGATCCTGATTTGTCTTAttttgagttgggttttgatccAAATGTGTACCAATCAAGCCTTCCAAATCAATTCCAACCAAATTTCAGGCAAACCCAGCTGGAGACTAATTCCAACTCTGCTTTCATCTCAATGCCAAACTTGACCAGTTTCGACTTCTCGGAGAATTCGGGTTCTTTCTTGTTCAATGAAGCAAAGGAATGTTCAAGCAACAGCTCCAATATCAGCAACTACACTGCATTTCAGATGGTGGAGAATGCAGGGATTTCATGGGAGAATGAGAACAAGTTGGATGTTTTTCAGTTCCAAGCAAATGGGATGGTCAAATcagaagaagaaataataataaagcagcAGACCAGCTCACCATGGCAGGAAGAAGGATTACAACAGCATCATCTTCATACCCAAAATTCAGTAGATTTCAGTAGCTATCCATTAACATCGCTTTCACAGGATCTAACAGGAGAAAATCTGGACTTCTACCACCACCAACAGATTTga